GTTTCCTAAAGTTTCTATGCTAACGTTAAAATTAATTTCTGGTTTAGAAGGAAACCCTGAGTAAAAGCCACCAGAAGTAGCTGCACCGTTTTGATTAAAGTAAGAACAGTAGAGTTCTGTTGCAGCATCACCAATTAAACTTTTTACGGTAACGTTTCCAGAAAGATTTGTTACTTTATAAGTTACATAATTACCATTACCAATAATGTCTTTTGGACCATCGATTGTATGGTTTGTATTTGTAGAATTTTCTTCTATAATTAGTGTTGCTCCTTTTTTTGTAACTATAGAAACTCCTCCATCAAATGTATTAGAACCTATTTTATCTATATTAGGAATATTATCTACAAAGCCTGTGCTTTCGCAATTTAAAGGAGGAACAAAAAAGAGCCCCTGGTTTGCAGCTCTATCATTTGCACCAACACCTTGATATGCAAATACAGGTTGTGAAGTTTTTACATACATGTTTCCATTGGTAGTATATTCATCACCTTCTATCACATACCATTCTCCTGCTTTTGCTATGGTGGTTTTTGGAGTTAAATTGCCATTTATAAATACCTCTGTATTGTTATGATGTGCAACAATTAGTATGTTTTCCCAAGCGTTTTCTCCATCACCTTTTACAAAAATATATTCGTTTCCAATTTTTTTAGCATCAACAATTTGGTCTATCCCATAATCTCTAAGGTTGGTAGGAGTATCAAAAGTACCGGTTGCAGAACCAGAATTTACAATAATAGGTTTGTTTTCATCGTCAGATTTTATTAGCGTACCTAATAAATCACTAGGAGTTCCACCTCTATCAAAAGAAACCGATACAATAAAACTTTCACCTTCATTTAAAGTTTTTGTAAAAGGAACAGAACCTGCATAATTGTTAATGGTAATACCGGGAGTAAAATCATCAAAAGTTACATTTGTATTATTCTCTGTAGCCATCACTGAAACAAAATTTAAATGCCCGCTCGCAGGGTTTGTGCTAGGGAAGCCTCCCATTCTAAATTCTGAACCTAAGGCAGAAAGTCCTTTACTTACAATGGCAGATGCTTGATTTCCTCTACCAGAAGAAATCATTCTTACAGAAACATAAATAACATCATTGGCTTCAATAATGTATCCTTTATCGTTTATTATGGTAGCTGTTCTTTGTGGGCTTTGAAATAATTGGTCACCAACAGCTCTTGATGTTGTAGAAAAAGGAGAGGTATTAGAAACGGTACCTGTAATTTCTTCGGAAGCAGGTTTTCCTATTGGTTTTATCGTAAAAGAAACATTACTACTTTTGGGTGTAGAAATATAAATGTATTGATTATCAATAGCTTCATCACTTGTAACTGGCGGTAAATAGTGCTTTTTACTTAATTGAGCATTTATACTTTGAAATGTAATAAGACTGATAAAAATGAATAAACCTAATAAGAAACTTTTGCGCATTGTAATATTAAATTAAGTATTAATATTATTTGTGGTTAATCAATTTTAACAACAGAATAATCTAAAGGCAAATTACAAAAGTTTATTGAATGTTTTTGTTTTTTTAAATTAGAAAAAAATAAGTTTATAGATGTTATAAGTCTCTCTTTTTTAGTAGTCTATAAGAGCTGTAAATAAAAATAAATGTCCAAGCACAAACTATTAGAATTGTAGAAAAATCTACATCATAACTTTTAGTGAAATTTTCGCCTACTTGGTTTGCAATAGATTTAACAGCGCCTAATCTAGAAAAAGGTTCTTTTATTAAGTTAGATAATGCTTCTATAGGTAGAAATTGCATAATACTATTTACAGATTCTGAGGTGTTTTCTGCACTCCTAAAAGTCCAAAATAGATACCCTTTAAACATGCTTTCTCCTATTAGCCAAACCACCATGGCACCCACAGCAAAAGCAGAACGTTTTACCAAAATACCAAAAAATAAGCCCATAGAAAAGAAGCCAACTAGTTTGATAAAAAAGGCTATTAAGTACTCTAAATTTGTGGTAATGATAGACAGTTCATTATAGTCTGAATACATTAAACCTAAAATTAAAGAAACTACAAAAACAAATAATGTTGAAATTAATGAAAATACAACTACGGTATAAAACTTAGAAAGGATAAATTCTTTTTTACTTAAACCATCAATTAAATTCTGTTTTAAAGTTTTGTAACTATACTCATTCGCCATCATAGAAACAATAACCAATAATAAGAAAAACTTTAAAATGGAAGCCATATACGTGTTAAAATGCCAGATATATGGAAAATTAAAAATGCCCATATCGGCTAAATGGAATTTAATTGGACCAATATCAAATTTTATGGCAGCAATTAAGGCAATAGAAGTAAGTAACCCAAAGTATATAAGTGATAATACCTTACTGGCTCTATTGTGTTTAAGTTTATGAAATTCTATAGTTAGTAGTCTTAACATGACGTTGTGTGTTTTTTATTTTAATTTATTCTCTACTGCGCTAGAATAGACCTTTTATGGTTAGTTATTGTTGGTTAAATCTAAGAATTGTTGTTCTAAACTTGGTTTACGCTTTACTAAGTGAGATAAAATAATTCCTTTTTTAAAGAGGAATTCATTTAGTTCTGTAGCAGAAATGGGATTGCTTAACGTAGCAATAATCGTTTCGTGGTCTTTGGTAACCTTGCCAATTGCCGGGTGTTCTTCTAAAACGGATAGTAATTTTGTTTCATCAGTTGCTACTTTTAATTCGAACAAACCGTTAGAGGCTGTCATTTCATCTACACGACCTGCATATAATTTTACACCTTTTCTAATAACAACAACATGAGAGCATACTTTTTCTACTTCATCTAAAAGATGAGACGCCAATAAAATAGTGGTTCCGTTTGCTGCAATGGTTTGTATTATTTGACGAATTTCATGAATTCCTTGTGGATCTAAACCATTTGTAGGTTCATCTAAAATTAATATTTCAGGATCGTTTAATAGGGCAGAAGCAATTGCTAAACGTTGTTTCATCCCTAAAGAAAAGGTACTAAACTTGCTATCTTTTCTGTCAAAAAGGTTAACAATAGTCAGTTTTTCGTTAATTTTTTCTGTTGATATTTCTTTTATCTTACAAATTAAAGCTAAGTTTTGAGTAGCCGTCATGTACGGATAAAAATTAGGACGCTCTATAATTGCACCTACTTTCTTTAAGGCTTGATGTGTGGATAGTTTTCCGTTAAACCAAGAAAATTCACCAGAAGTTCTGTTAACAACATTTAAAATAATACCTAAAGTGGTAGATTTTCCACTTCCGTTTGGACCTAAAATTCCGTAAACATTTCCTTTTTCTATATCAAAAGAAAGATTGTTTACTGCATGAACTTTTCCGTATTTTTTATCGAGATTTTTAAGTGATAAGATAGTTTCCAAAGAAATTGATTTAGTCGATTATGAATGTAAGACGACTAAAATACAATTTTGTTACTTCTAAAATGTGTAATTGTTAAAAAGTGTAATTGTTTAACTGTAAAAAACGATTAACAGTAAACCAATTAAACAAGTTACACGCTTAAATTTTTTCTAGTATTCGTTATAATCGAAATCATCATCAAAATGACCAAATTCATCATCAAGGTCTTCTTCATCACCAAAACCATCGTCTAATTTTTCGGCAACAAATTCTTTTTCAGGAGCTTCACTTGGTATTTCGCCAACAGTTAAAATAATTTGCGGTAAATCTTCTTTTTTCTCGTTAGAAACCTCCAAAACTTCAACATAGAAAGTCCACATTTTTAAGAAATCGTACACGTAAATTAACTTGTTGCTTTCTTCTGGTAAAGTATCCTGTAAAATACAATTTTGCATAGAAATACCTTCGCCAACTTCTTCCATATTAAATAACGGAATTTCTTCACCTTGCGTCCATTCATCATCGGTTCTGTAAAAAGAAGCCATCTCTTGACCTCCAAAACCAAAAGATTTAGCAATTGTGGCGTGTAAATCTTCTAAATTTAAGTTGTTGTCAACTAAAATTGTTCTAATTACATCTTCTTTAGTGTCTAAAATTACGCGTATTTTGTACATGAAATGGATAAATTTTTCTGTGGCAAAAATACAAAATTTTATATGTACTTTTACCATATAATCTAAATGATATGGATACAACTGCAATTTTAAAAGCGTTTAACGAGAGTTCTAAAAACACATTAATGGAAACGCTTGATATTGAATATGTTGCTCTTGGTGATGATTTTTTAACAGCAAAAATGCCTGTAAATTCTAGGGTTCATCAACCTTATGGGCAATTGCATGGTGGGGCAACTGCGGCTTTAGCAGAAAGTGTTGGTAGTGCAGCTTCTAATTTTTTTATTGATAGTAAAACCCAGTTTGTAAACGGAATTCAATTATCTATAAACCATATAAAAAGCAAGCGAGAAGGTGTTGTTTTTGCCACCGCAAGGAATATTCATAAGGGTAGAACCACGCATTTATGGGAAGTTACAATTGTAGATGAAAATGACGATTTAATTTCTGTAGCTAAAATGACGAATATTGTTTTAACTAAAAAATAATTTATACTTCACATTGAATACCCTTTTTAATAAAATTGAAAAACATTACAAAAGCAAAATGCCTTTTGTAGCCTATAGAAAACCAAATTCATTATCAATTTCTGGTTTTTTTATGGATGACAACACATTAAATTTTACTTCAGAATTTATAGAAACCGGATTTGTCTTTGCGCCTTTTAAAAGTGAAGAAAATGCTGTTTTATTTCCTCTTAAAAATGCAGAATTTATCAATGAGCATATCTTAATAGAAGAAGATTTTTCTTTTAATACTATTTTTGAACATGCTACTAATTCTGATAAAGAAAAACACATTCACCTTGTAGAAAAAACGCTCGATGAAATTAATAATAATGAGCTTAAGAAAGTAGTAGTTTCTAGAAAAGAGGAGGTTTTATTAAGTGAGTTTGATGTGTTAATTACATTTAAAAAACTTTTAAAAACCTATGCAAATGCATTTGTGTATGTATGGTTTCATCCAAAGGTTGGTTTGTGGTTTGGCGCCACACCAGAAACGTTGTTAACTATTTCTGATCATAATTTTACAACAATGTCTTTGGCAGGAACTCAAGTTTATGTGGATACTAATGAGGTTATTTGGAAATCGAAAGAGTTAGAAGAACAGCAATTAGTTACAGATTTTATTCAAAATCAATTAGAACCAATAACAAGTAATTTAAAAATTGATAAAACAGAAACTGTAAAAGCAGGGAACTTATTACATTTAAGAAGCAGCGTAGAAGGTCATTTAAATAAGAGTTCAAATTTAAAAGAATTGATTAGAAAATTGCATCCAACGCCTGCGGTTTGTGGTTTGCCTAGAGAAAAGGCAACTTTGTTTATCAACCAAAACGAAAATTATAAAAGAACATTTTATACTGGTTTTTTAGGTGAATTAAATTTTGAAGATAAAAACTCATCACTTTTTGTAAACCTAAGGTGCATGTGTATAGATGGTAAAAAAGCTTTTGTTTATGTAGGTGGTGGTATAACTAAAGATAGCAATGCAAAAAAAGAATGGGAAGAAACCGTTGCTAAAACAACAACTATTAAAAAAGTACTCTAAATATATCAATAAAAAAACCATAAGTATAACAACTTATGGTTTTTAGGTGTAAAATAATTTGAATTTAAATAGTTCTCTTTACTTATCGTTTTTCTGAATTTTAGTATTCATTTAAGCCAAAGTAAAAAAAGGTTGGTAACCTTTATATATCATCAAAAGAAACGTCTGTAAAACTTTCTGTAGATTTTTTAACGTCTGTAGTTTCAATTTCTTCTTCCTTTTTAAAGTCTTTTTGATGGCGTTCACTAATTACTTCGCTACCTTTTTCATTTAAAATGTAATCTGTTGCTTTGCCTAACATTTCTTGAAAATCAGTAAAATCTTCTTTGTAAAGGTAAATTTTGTGTTTTTGGTAGTGAAAGCTACCATCATCATGTGTAAACTTTTTACTTTCTGTAACAGTTAAGTAATAATCATCTGCTTTTGTTGCTCTTACATCAAAAAAGTAAGTTCTTCTTCCTGCTCTTAATACTTGTGAAAAGATTTCTTCTTGTTCAACTCTCTCTGCTCTCTCTGCCATAATTCTTTTAAAATAGTAATTATAATATGTTTTTTATACTTAACAAATCTAACAAAATATTTTATGTAGCAATGTTAAAGATTAAATTTCTTTTTCTAAAAGTTGCTGATCATACAAGTTTTTGTAATAACCCTCTTGTGTTATTAGTTGATTATGAGTTCCTTGTTG
The nucleotide sequence above comes from Polaribacter butkevichii. Encoded proteins:
- a CDS encoding ABC transporter permease is translated as MLRLLTIEFHKLKHNRASKVLSLIYFGLLTSIALIAAIKFDIGPIKFHLADMGIFNFPYIWHFNTYMASILKFFLLLVIVSMMANEYSYKTLKQNLIDGLSKKEFILSKFYTVVVFSLISTLFVFVVSLILGLMYSDYNELSIITTNLEYLIAFFIKLVGFFSMGLFFGILVKRSAFAVGAMVVWLIGESMFKGYLFWTFRSAENTSESVNSIMQFLPIEALSNLIKEPFSRLGAVKSIANQVGENFTKSYDVDFSTILIVCAWTFIFIYSSYRLLKKRDL
- a CDS encoding ABC transporter ATP-binding protein; its protein translation is METILSLKNLDKKYGKVHAVNNLSFDIEKGNVYGILGPNGSGKSTTLGIILNVVNRTSGEFSWFNGKLSTHQALKKVGAIIERPNFYPYMTATQNLALICKIKEISTEKINEKLTIVNLFDRKDSKFSTFSLGMKQRLAIASALLNDPEILILDEPTNGLDPQGIHEIRQIIQTIAANGTTILLASHLLDEVEKVCSHVVVIRKGVKLYAGRVDEMTASNGLFELKVATDETKLLSVLEEHPAIGKVTKDHETIIATLSNPISATELNEFLFKKGIILSHLVKRKPSLEQQFLDLTNNN
- a CDS encoding IS1096 element passenger TnpR family protein, whose product is MYKIRVILDTKEDVIRTILVDNNLNLEDLHATIAKSFGFGGQEMASFYRTDDEWTQGEEIPLFNMEEVGEGISMQNCILQDTLPEESNKLIYVYDFLKMWTFYVEVLEVSNEKKEDLPQIILTVGEIPSEAPEKEFVAEKLDDGFGDEEDLDDEFGHFDDDFDYNEY
- a CDS encoding PaaI family thioesterase, with product MDTTAILKAFNESSKNTLMETLDIEYVALGDDFLTAKMPVNSRVHQPYGQLHGGATAALAESVGSAASNFFIDSKTQFVNGIQLSINHIKSKREGVVFATARNIHKGRTTHLWEVTIVDENDDLISVAKMTNIVLTKK
- a CDS encoding chorismate-binding protein, with translation MPFVAYRKPNSLSISGFFMDDNTLNFTSEFIETGFVFAPFKSEENAVLFPLKNAEFINEHILIEEDFSFNTIFEHATNSDKEKHIHLVEKTLDEINNNELKKVVVSRKEEVLLSEFDVLITFKKLLKTYANAFVYVWFHPKVGLWFGATPETLLTISDHNFTTMSLAGTQVYVDTNEVIWKSKELEEQQLVTDFIQNQLEPITSNLKIDKTETVKAGNLLHLRSSVEGHLNKSSNLKELIRKLHPTPAVCGLPREKATLFINQNENYKRTFYTGFLGELNFEDKNSSLFVNLRCMCIDGKKAFVYVGGGITKDSNAKKEWEETVAKTTTIKKVL
- a CDS encoding PUR family DNA/RNA-binding protein, encoding MAERAERVEQEEIFSQVLRAGRRTYFFDVRATKADDYYLTVTESKKFTHDDGSFHYQKHKIYLYKEDFTDFQEMLGKATDYILNEKGSEVISERHQKDFKKEEEIETTDVKKSTESFTDVSFDDI